A window of Clostridium novyi genomic DNA:
TTATATCAAAAGTGCAAAAATGATAGTAGTATCAGGGACTGCTCTTGCAGCAAGTCCATCAAGAGAAGCTTGTTTTAAAGCTATTGAATTTGCTAAAAAACATGGTACAAAAGTTTTATTTGATGTAGATTACAGAGAATATAACTGGAAATCATTAGATGAAATTGCTGTTTATTATTCTCTAGCTGGAAAAATAAGTGACATAGTAATGGGATCAAGAGAAGAATTTGATTTAATGGAAAGATTGATGGTTGAATCAAGTACAGATAGAGAAACAGCTGATAGGTGGATAGGATTTGGAAATAAGATAGTAGTTATTAAACACGGTAAAGATGGTTCCACTGCTTATACTGAAGATGGACAAAGTTTCTCAATAAAACCATTTCCAATTAAGTTATTAAAATCTTTTGGTGGTGGAGATGCTTATGGTTCAGCATTTATGTATGGATTACTTGAAGGATGGGAAATAATCGATGCTTTAGAATTTGGTAGTGCTTCGGCAGCAATGTTAGTTTCAAGCCATAGTTGTTCAGAAGATATGCCAACAGTAGAAGAGATTAAAGAATTTATAAGACAGAAAAAAGAAGAATATGGTGAAATGATAGCTAGAGCTTAAAAACGCTAACTAATTACAGTTCACTTGATGAAAAGTATTAGGAGGGGAAATTATGGTTGAAAAGATAGCATCATTAATTAAAGGATATAATGTTTTAACAGATATGAACGGTAAACATAGCAATATGCTTATGGATACTGGAATATATAAAATGGGAAAAGATGAAGTTGAAGTAGCTTTAGATAACAAAAAAGAAAGCGCCTTTCTACTATTAGATGGTAAGATTCAAATAGAATGGCAAGGAAATAAAAAGGAAATGGAAAGACATTCAATATTCGATGAAGATCCATGGTGTTTACATGTTCCAAAAAATGTTGAAGTTAAGATAACAGCAATTACAGATGCTGAAGTATTAGTTCAAAAAACAACAAATAATAAAGAATTTCATTGTAAATTTTATGCTCCGGAAGATTGCCAAAGTGACATTTTTGGAGAAGGTGTATGGAATGATACTGCAAGAAGAGTTGTTAGGACTGTATTTGACTACTCAAATGCCCCTTATTCAAATATGGTAATGGGTGAGGTTATAACTTTTCCAGGAAAATGGTCAAGTTATATACCTCATGAACATCCACAACCAGAAATATATTACTACAGATTCAATAAACCACAAGGATTTGGATGTTCAGTAATAGGAGATGAGGTATTTAAAATAACTGATAACAGTGTGGCTGCAATTCCAGGTGGACTTGTTCATCCGCAAACATCTGCTCCGGGATATGCAATGTATTATTGTTGGATGATAAGACATTTAGACAATAATCCATGGACAGATAGAATAAATGCAGAAGAACATAAATGGCTATTAGAACCTAATGTTAAAATTTGGCCAGAGAAGTAGATCCAAGTGGGAGGAATAATATATGAAAACGCTAAGATTAACTGTAGCTCAAGCTTTAGTTAAATTTCTTAATCAACAATATATAGAATTCGATGGAGAACAACATAAATTTATTAAAGGTATATTTACTATATTCGGTCATGGTAATGTTGTAGGTCTTGGTCAAGCTTTAGAACAAGATCCAGGAGATCTTGAAGTTCACCAAGGCCGTAATGAACAAGGTATGGCACACGTTGCAACTGCATTTGCAAAACAAATGCATAGAAAACAAATTTATGCATGTACATCATCAGTTGGTCCAGGAGCTGCAAATATGGTTACGGCAGCTGCAACAGCAACAGCCAATAACATTCCCGTTTTAATATTACCTGGAGATACATTTGCAACAAGACAACCAGATCCAGTACTACAACAAGTTGAACAAACTTATAACTTATCAATAACAACTAATGATGCATTTAAAGCTGTAAGTAAGTATTGGGATAGAGTAGTAAGACCAGAACAACTTATGCCAGCAATGATAAATGCAATGAGAGTATTAACAGATGAAGCCAACACTGGAGCTGTAACAATAGCATTACCTCAAGATGTTCAGGGAGAAGCTTATGATTTTCCAGAATATTTTTTCAAAAAACGTATTCATAGAATAGAAAGAAGACTTCCAACTAAGGAATCAATTAAAGATGCAGTTGAATTAATAAAGTCTAAAAAGAAACCTATAATGGTTTGCGGTGGTGGAGTAAGATACTCTGAAGCTGCTGAAGCATTAAAAAAATTTGCAGAAACATTTAACATTCCATTTGGAGAAACTCAAGCAGGAAAGAGTGCTATAGAGTGGGATTATGAATATAATCTAGGGGGAATAGGTACTACTGGTAACTTAGCTGCTAATGTAATAGCTAAAGATGCTGATTTAGTAATAGGTATAGGAACTAGGTTTACTGATTTTACCACTGCCTCAAAATCTTTGTTTCAAAATGAAGATGTTGATTTTTTGACAATAAACGTATCAGAATTTCATGCTTACAAACTAGATGCACAAGCAAGAGTTATTGCAGATGCTAAGGTTGCATTAGATGCAATTAGAGAAGAACTATGTAAAGCTAATTATAAGTCATCTTATACAACTGAAATTAAAGATG
This region includes:
- the iolC gene encoding 5-dehydro-2-deoxygluconokinase; its protein translation is MNNIKFDNSRKYDVIPIGRVAIDFNPTDIHKPLEESRNFNKYVGGSPANIAVGLARLGKKVGFIGKVSNDQFGKFVTNYFENEGIDTSHITIAKNGESLGLTFTEILSPTESSILMYRNGIADLMLSPEDIDEDYIKSAKMIVVSGTALAASPSREACFKAIEFAKKHGTKVLFDVDYREYNWKSLDEIAVYYSLAGKISDIVMGSREEFDLMERLMVESSTDRETADRWIGFGNKIVVIKHGKDGSTAYTEDGQSFSIKPFPIKLLKSFGGGDAYGSAFMYGLLEGWEIIDALEFGSASAAMLVSSHSCSEDMPTVEEIKEFIRQKKEEYGEMIARA
- a CDS encoding 5-deoxy-glucuronate isomerase, whose translation is MVEKIASLIKGYNVLTDMNGKHSNMLMDTGIYKMGKDEVEVALDNKKESAFLLLDGKIQIEWQGNKKEMERHSIFDEDPWCLHVPKNVEVKITAITDAEVLVQKTTNNKEFHCKFYAPEDCQSDIFGEGVWNDTARRVVRTVFDYSNAPYSNMVMGEVITFPGKWSSYIPHEHPQPEIYYYRFNKPQGFGCSVIGDEVFKITDNSVAAIPGGLVHPQTSAPGYAMYYCWMIRHLDNNPWTDRINAEEHKWLLEPNVKIWPEK
- the iolD gene encoding 3D-(3,5/4)-trihydroxycyclohexane-1,2-dione acylhydrolase (decyclizing), with translation MKTLRLTVAQALVKFLNQQYIEFDGEQHKFIKGIFTIFGHGNVVGLGQALEQDPGDLEVHQGRNEQGMAHVATAFAKQMHRKQIYACTSSVGPGAANMVTAAATATANNIPVLILPGDTFATRQPDPVLQQVEQTYNLSITTNDAFKAVSKYWDRVVRPEQLMPAMINAMRVLTDEANTGAVTIALPQDVQGEAYDFPEYFFKKRIHRIERRLPTKESIKDAVELIKSKKKPIMVCGGGVRYSEAAEALKKFAETFNIPFGETQAGKSAIEWDYEYNLGGIGTTGNLAANVIAKDADLVIGIGTRFTDFTTASKSLFQNEDVDFLTINVSEFHAYKLDAQARVIADAKVALDAIREELCKANYKSSYTTEIKDAKDAWIKELDRLFNVKYTGEGFVPEIAGELDDVLPEFHKQMGSCLTQTQVLGELNKLIDDDSIVLGAAGSLPGDLQRVWCPKKPNTYHMEYGYSCMGYEVAGALGAKLAAPDKEVYALVGDGSFMMLHSELVTSIQDRKKINIVLLDNAAFGCINNLQMGNGMGSFGTEFRFRNEETGKLDGELVPINFAKVAEGYGVKTYSVKTVEELRNAIEDSKKQTVSTLIDIKVLPKTMTHGYESWWHVGVAEVSNKPSIQKAYKEKEEVLKRARRY